A genomic stretch from Desulfohalobium retbaense DSM 5692 includes:
- a CDS encoding dissimilatory sulfite reductase D family protein, giving the protein MLGEEAKDKLEAELQKKSSNKSKFYFNDLAKILDEKPRQAKKVVTEMVNEGRLSLWSSGSTTMYTLPGQGGY; this is encoded by the coding sequence ATGTTGGGCGAGGAAGCCAAAGACAAGCTCGAGGCCGAACTCCAGAAAAAATCGTCCAATAAGTCCAAATTCTACTTTAACGATCTGGCCAAGATCCTGGATGAAAAGCCGCGCCAGGCCAAAAAAGTGGTAACCGAGATGGTCAACGAGGGGCGCTTGAGTCTCTGGTCCAGCGGCAGCACCACCATGTACACCCTACCCGGCCAGGGCGGCTACTGA
- a CDS encoding desulfoferrodoxin FeS4 iron-binding domain-containing protein — MPAQGEFYRCTLCGNVVEVKQAGDGDLTCCDMPMEDLTENEAKQFKD, encoded by the coding sequence ATGCCCGCTCAAGGTGAATTTTACCGCTGTACGCTGTGTGGCAATGTCGTCGAGGTCAAGCAGGCTGGAGACGGAGACCTGACCTGCTGCGATATGCCCATGGAAGACCTGACTGAAAACGAAGCCAAGCAATTCAAGGACTAG